In one window of Henckelia pumila isolate YLH828 chromosome 1, ASM3356847v2, whole genome shotgun sequence DNA:
- the LOC140866674 gene encoding HMG1/2-like protein, with product MKTGGRSKGAAKKDTKEALKPVDDRKIGKRKVAAKPSKPKATKAKKDPNKPKRPPSAFFVFLEEFRKTFKKENPNVKAVSAVGKAGGEKWKSMSAAEKAPYEAKAAKKKAEYEKLMNAYNKKQESSADQGDEGSERSASEVHDDDDDESEHDDDDEDDDE from the exons ATGAAGACTGGCGGCAGGAGTAAAGGGGCTGCAAAAAAGGACACGAAAGAAGCATTGAAACCGGTTGATGATAG AAAGATTGGGAAAAGGAAGGTTGCTGCGAAGCCAAGTAAACCAAAGGCTACAAAGGCCAAGAAAGACCCTAACAAGCCCAAGAGGCCCCCTAGTGCTTTCTTTGTGTTCCT TGAAGAGTTTAGAAAGACTTTCAAAAAGGAAAATCCTAATGTCAAGGCTGTCTCAGCT GTAGGGAAAGCTGGAGGAGAGAAGTGGAAATCGATGAGTGCAGCT GAAAAAGCTCCTTATGAAGCTAAAGCTGCGAAAAAGAAGGCCGAGTATGAAAAACTAATGAATGCCTACAACAAAAAGCAG GAGAGTTCTGCTGATCAGGGTGATGAAGGATCTGAGAGGTCAGCATCCGAAGTtcacgatgatgatgatgatgagagCGAACAC GACGATGATGACGAGGATGATGACGAGTGA
- the LOC140893553 gene encoding chlorophyll a-b binding protein CP29.1, chloroplastic — protein sequence MATANAAATSSFIGTRLPEVLSGPGRVQASFAFGRKKKAPKKSASKPVFDRPLWYPGVKAPDYLDGTLIGDYGFDPFGLGKPAEYLQFDLDSLDQNLAKNNAGDIIGTRTEGADVKSTPFQPYSEVFGLQRFRECELIHGRWAMLATLGALTVEWLTGITWQDAGKVELVEGSSYLGQALPFSMSTLIWIEVLVIGYIEFQRNGELDPEKRLYPGGSFFDPLGLAADPEKKATLQLAEIKHARLAMVGFLGFAVQAAATGKGPLNNWATHLSDPLHTTIFDTFGFFS from the exons ATGGCCACCGCTAACGCCGCCGCCACGTCATCCTTCATAGGTACCCGGCTCCCGGAAGTCCTCTCTGGACCAGGCCGCGTCCAGGCAAGCTTCGCCTTCGGCCGGAAGAAGAAAGCTCCCAAGAAATCGGCTTCAAAGCCCGTTTTCGACCGACCATTATGGTATCCCGGAGTCAAGGCTCCGGATTATCTCGACGGTACCCTCATCGGTGACTACGGATTCGACCCGTTCGGTTTGGGCAAACCGGCCGAGTACTTGCAGTTTGATTTGGACTCGCTGGACCAGAACCTGGCCAAGAACAACGCCGGGGATATAATCGGAACCAGAACCGAGGGTGCCGACGTGAAGTCCACGCCTTTCCAGCCTTACAGCGAGGTTTTCGGGCTGCAGAGGTTCAGGGAATGCGAGCTCATCCATGGCAGGTGGGCCATGCTGGCAACTCTCGGAGCCCTCACTGTGGAGTGGCTCACTGGCATCACCTGGCAAGACGCAGGAAAG GTTGAGCTGGTGGAGGGATCATCGTACCTGGGGCAGGCACTTCCATTCTCAATGAGCACGTTGATCTGGATCGAGGTGTTGGTGATCGGGTACATCGAGTTCCAGAGGAACGGCGAGCTTGACCCGGAGAAGAGGCTTTACCCCGGCGGATCGTTCTTCGACCCGCTCGGCTTAGCGGCGGACCCGGAAAAGAAGGCGACCCTTCAGCTGGCTGAGATCAAGCATGCCCGCCTCGCCATGGTGGGGTTCTTGGGATTCGCCGTGCAAGCCGCCGCCACCGGCAAGGGCCCTCTCAACAACTGGGCCACCCACTTGAGCGACCCACTCCACACAACCATTTTCGACACCTTTGGATTTTTCTCTTGA